CGGAGACATTTATTTCGCACAAATTGAGCAGTCCTAATTGCTTCATCAATGGCTTGGTATTGAGTTGTTTTCCCTTGAGCTTTAAATTCTCAAACTATCATTTAACTTGGAAAACCTCTACGTCAATTAGTTTAACGCAATTCGAGTCTAAACGGAAATCGAGACGGCGACTAAAGTCGCTTATCGACTTATCCCCATGTCTAAAGCCAGGGGCTTGCGTCTCGCTTTTCGGTCAACTGTGGGAAATAGAGACTGGGAAAGCGATGAATTAATCCATTCATCGCCATAATTGACCAAGACTAATGACTGAGGACTAACTTACGAATTTGCTCAGCCACTTGGTCGGGTAATTTTTCGGGTACATCATCTTCAAGAGAAGAGAGAGTTTTGAGCTGAGCTTTTGGAATCAGTTCAGCGTAAATTTGACAAAGCGCTTTGGCAGTAGGAGTATCTTGTTCGTTTTCTAAGATCGAAACAGGGATTTTGAGATCGGGCAATTGGTCTTGTAATAATTCGGCTTGAATTTCTGCACGACGACGTTGGAATAGTAGCTGACAAGCAGCGGGTGTTTCCAGCATTTGTTGCAGCTGCTTCAGGAAAAGGCGAATTTTTCCCAGGCGACCGATTACTTTTAGTTTGAGGAGCTTTTGGAGCGATCTCAACAGCCAATCTGCTAATTTAGGCCGTTCTATCAATGCCCGCGCCCACCACCAGTTTCTGCTCGCACCTTCTGGTTTTACTCCCTCTGGTGCTAACAGTACCATTCCGGTAACTCGGTCTGGATATTTCAAAGCATAGCTGGCCGCAATCCAACCGCCAAGGGAGTGACCGACTAAATAAACTTGTCGTAAGTTCAAAGCGTCTAAGTACTCAGCCAAATACTCCACCTGTAATGCGATCGAGTAGTGGACATCGGGTTGCTCTGATTCGCCAAAACCCAGTAAATCTGGTGCTAAGCAATGGTATTCCCCGCCCAAACGCTCCATTAAGGGTAGCCACTCATCACCATCACTCCAAGAACCGTGTAAAAACACCAAAGTTGGCCCTTTCCCAACTTCTCGCCAAAAAATTATCCCTTGAGACAGCTTCAGCCGGGAATTCCGTAAAAGTGGATTCATGCCGATCGCGACCGGGTTAGAAATTGGTATTTGCCTTGCTTATTTTAGGGCTAAGATCGCCTTTATAGAATCTTAAGGTTTGAGTTTGTTTTCAATGGCCGATCGCTCTGAAAATAGCTCAAACTGAGGGGGATGGGGGATTGTTGGCAAAAGAGCTTAATTTCGCTATTCTATCTTCAAAACGATCGGGGCTCATACCAGATCAAGCGAGGGTGATCGAGCCATCGAGATAGTCTTGCAACTGGCGATCGTGATCGTGACTGAGCTGACCTTTCGGCAACGATGAAAGATCGAAAGCCCGAACTTCACTGACTTCTAGCGTATCCTGAGCTTGCATCGTTCCCTGCGCTTCTACTTCCACCACTATCGAAATTGAATGAACTCTAGGATCGCGATCGGGTGCTGAATAAACGCCTACCAATCGACAAATCTTCACCAGTTTCAGTCCTGTTTCCTCTTCCAATTCCCGTTCTACTGTAGTGGGAACATCTTCCCCCCAGTTAACTATCCCACCCGGTAAGCCCCACTGCCCGGTATCGCGACGGCGAATCAGCACAATTTTTCCATCTGGCAAAACAGGGATAATTGTCGTGCCTGTGACGGGATGGCGAAATAAAATACCGAGTACAGTTTGAACAAACTGCCAAGAGCGAAGCATAAAAGGGGCTAGGGGTTAGGGAATAGGGGCTAGAGGAAGAGGGAAAGAGGGGGAAAACAGGAACTAACTTTAACCTGCCACTACTGAAAAAGTCAAAAGTTAAAAGAAGACTTATTTTAGCTTCTGACTTTTTACTTTAAGAGTAGGCTGTCACAGCAAGCGAGGAGAAAGTTATAACGTCTTAGGTTAAGCTATGCGAGATTTGGCTCTTTGAATTGCCTGCCTCACTTGGTCAAAACCTGTGCCACCATAACTGTTACGAGCGGCTACGACTCGCTGTGGAGCGATCGCATCGTAAATATCAGCTTCAAAAGCTGGGTGCAGCTCTTTCCACTCTGCCATGCTGAGATCTTTTAGGAGTTTACCAGCAGCAAGGGACGTTTTTACAACTTTACCCACCAAATTGTATGCTTCTCGGAAAGGGACGCCCCGTGCTGCCAGGTAATCAGCCACATCTGTGGCGTTAGAAAAATCTTCTGCAACTGCTTCGCCAAGACGATTTTGATTAAATTCCAGTCCTTCCCGCATCAGGATTGTCATCGCTTCCAAACAAGCTATAACTGTCTTCACGCTGTCGAAGAGGGCTTCTTTATCTTCTTGCAAGTCTTTGTTATAAGCCAGAGGCAGACCTTTCATCAGCACTAGCAGCGCTTGCAAGTGGCCGAAAACGCGCCCGGTTTTTCCCCGCACCAGTTCTGGCACGTCGGGATTTTTCTTTTGGGGCATGATGCTCGAACCGGTAGCGCAGCTATCTTTGAGCTTTACAAAACTGAATTCCTGAGATGCCCAAAGAATGATTTCCTCGCTCATACGGCTGAGGTGAACCATAATTAAGCTGGCAGCACAGAGGAACTCGATCGCAAAGTCGCGATCGCTCACCCCGTCCAAGCTATTACCATAAACGTCGTCAAAATGCAACTCTTTAGCGGTAAAATGTCGGTCGATCGGGAAGGTAGTACCCGCTAGTGCGCCACTACCCAGAGGGGAAATATTCGTGCGCTTTTGTATTTCTCCCAATCGCTGCCAATCCCGCTCTAGCATTTCAAAATAAGCTAACAGATGATGAGCCAAACTCACCGGCTGTGCCCGTTGCAGGTGGGTGTAGCCCGGTATCAAAGTTTCGACATTGCGCTCGGCGAGGTTGAGCAGAACACCCTGAAATTCCCGCAATTGGCTGCGAATTTGGTCGATGCGATCGCGCAGATAAAGGCGCGTGTCCGTACCCACCTGGTCGTTACGCGATCTTGCTGTGTGTAACTTTTTACCCACATCGCCGACAATTTCCGTCAGGCGACGCTCGA
This region of Aerosakkonema funiforme FACHB-1375 genomic DNA includes:
- the argH gene encoding argininosuccinate lyase, which codes for MDTELTQQPTGGTASKTWSQRFESALHPAIARFNASILFDIELIEYDITGSQAHAKMLAHTGIISPAEGEQLITGLEQIRQEYRQGQFHPGIDAEDVHFAVERRLTEIVGDVGKKLHTARSRNDQVGTDTRLYLRDRIDQIRSQLREFQGVLLNLAERNVETLIPGYTHLQRAQPVSLAHHLLAYFEMLERDWQRLGEIQKRTNISPLGSGALAGTTFPIDRHFTAKELHFDDVYGNSLDGVSDRDFAIEFLCAASLIMVHLSRMSEEIILWASQEFSFVKLKDSCATGSSIMPQKKNPDVPELVRGKTGRVFGHLQALLVLMKGLPLAYNKDLQEDKEALFDSVKTVIACLEAMTILMREGLEFNQNRLGEAVAEDFSNATDVADYLAARGVPFREAYNLVGKVVKTSLAAGKLLKDLSMAEWKELHPAFEADIYDAIAPQRVVAARNSYGGTGFDQVRQAIQRAKSRIA
- a CDS encoding NUDIX domain-containing protein, which gives rise to MLRSWQFVQTVLGILFRHPVTGTTIIPVLPDGKIVLIRRRDTGQWGLPGGIVNWGEDVPTTVERELEEETGLKLVKICRLVGVYSAPDRDPRVHSISIVVEVEAQGTMQAQDTLEVSEVRAFDLSSLPKGQLSHDHDRQLQDYLDGSITLA
- a CDS encoding alpha/beta fold hydrolase, translated to MNPLLRNSRLKLSQGIIFWREVGKGPTLVFLHGSWSDGDEWLPLMERLGGEYHCLAPDLLGFGESEQPDVHYSIALQVEYLAEYLDALNLRQVYLVGHSLGGWIAASYALKYPDRVTGMVLLAPEGVKPEGASRNWWWARALIERPKLADWLLRSLQKLLKLKVIGRLGKIRLFLKQLQQMLETPAACQLLFQRRRAEIQAELLQDQLPDLKIPVSILENEQDTPTAKALCQIYAELIPKAQLKTLSSLEDDVPEKLPDQVAEQIRKLVLSH